A region from the Thermococcus sp. CX2 genome encodes:
- a CDS encoding LPXTG cell wall anchor domain-containing protein — translation SSGAEGVLWLDLLTKDHVDDLAIVIQKMSGISLEDITKTTTTTPSGTSTTTYVVVGLVIIIIAGAAWYFTKKK, via the coding sequence CAGCAGCGGTGCTGAGGGTGTCCTCTGGCTCGACCTCCTCACCAAGGACCACGTCGATGACCTCGCCATCGTCATCCAGAAGATGTCAGGTATAAGCCTCGAGGACATCACCAAGACCACGACCACCACTCCGAGCGGAACCAGCACCACCACCTACGTCGTCGTCGGCCTTGTGATAATCATCATCGCCGGCGCGGCCTGGTACTTCACCAAGAAGAAGTGA